From a single Saccharomyces kudriavzevii IFO 1802 strain IFO1802 genome assembly, chromosome: 15 genomic region:
- the YPK9 gene encoding putative acid anhydride hydrolase (similar to Saccharomyces cerevisiae YPK9 (YOR291W); ancestral locus Anc_8.758) codes for MDIPSSDTNSNGQRIDRDRRNPRASFSSTATTSTATTLTSAMVLDQNNSEPYAGATFEAVPSSIVSFHHPHSFQSSNLLSPRLSENLGNLEQRGRRLTESDPLVLSSAGQSRSSSRNPSHFRFFTQEQISNAEGASTLENTDYDTVWDAAPAYEQDRIYGTGPSSRRSSMRSFSRGSSISNAKSYRSFSRRGRSGSRAPQISAENPDAGSVYHSTTHSSSSLSRYTTRERIPIELESQTDEILEDRSSTHSLESSNSRRSSSENNRGSVSGHDDVHNQHSEYLKPDYHEKFYPQYVPDLHYQRFYIAEEDLVIGIAAYETSKFWHIIYNLCCLLSFGLVYLFMRWLPHLRVRFYGVKVPLAKAEWVVIENEFGEFTIQPIDRQWYNRPISTVLPFENYSNPLDENNYMSFSHHHANEVNPNIPILITFEYRYIKFIYSPLDDLFKTNNNWTDPDWVDLSTMSNGLTKGVQEDRELAFGKNQINLRMKTTSEVLFNEVLHPFYVFQVFSIVLWGIDEYYYYAACIFLISVLSIFDSLNEQKKISRNLAEMSHFHCDVRVLRDKFWTSISSSELVPGDVYEVSDPNITILPCDSILLSSDCIVNESMLTGESVPVSKFSATQETMYQLCDDFQSTQISSFVSKSFLYNGTNIIRARIAPGQTAALAMVVRTGFSTTKGSLVRSMVFPKPTGFKFYRDSFKYIGFMSLIAIFGFCISCIQFVKLGLDRRTMILRALDIITIVVPPALPATLTIGTNFALSRLKEKGIFCISPTRLNIGGKIDVMCFDKTGTLTEDGLDVLGIQISHAAGVGGQKFGQLLSDVRQVFPKFSLNDCSSPLDFKSRNFFMSLLTCHSLRSVDGKLLGDPLDFKMFQFTGWSFEEDFQKHTFHSLYDERHEGDIFPENSDIIPAVVHPDGNNPENTFTDNDPNNFLGVVRSFEFLSELRRMSVIVKTNNEDVYWSFTKGAPEVISEICNKSTLPADFEEVLRGYTHNGYRVIACAGKTLPKRTWLYSQKVSREDVESNLEFLGFIIFQNKLKKETSKTLKNLEDANIRTIMCTGDNILTAISVGREAGLIQCSRVYVPSINDTPLPGETIIIWRDVNEPDNILDTKTLKPVSVGNNVESLYGNDYTLAVSGDVFRLLFRDENEIPESYLNEILLNSSIYARMSPDEKHELMIQLQKLDYTVGFCGDGANDCGALKAADVGISLSEAEASVAAPFTSKIFNISCVLDVIREGRAALVTSFACFQYMSLYSAIQFITITILYSRGSNLGDFQFLYIDLLLIVPIAICMSWSKSYEKIAKKRPSANLVSPKILVPLLVSVLLVFLFQLIPWLIVQKMSWYIKPIVGGDDAVQSSDNTVLFFVSNFQYILTAIVLSVGPPYREPMSKNFEFIVDIVASIFVSMLLMTLNPESYFGEKLQLTPVSSKFTIFIIVWVILNYYAQLYIPPSTKGWLKKKKSSKKYKLLIQEQEKLTDV; via the coding sequence ATGGATATTCCTTCCTCAGATACAAATTCTAATGGTCAAAGGATCGATAGGGATCGAAGAAACCCGAGGGCTTCCTTCTCTTCTACAGCGACCACTTCTACGGCAACGACGTTGACTTCGGCCATGGTCTTGGACCAGAACAATTCAGAGCCGTATGCAGGCGCAACATTCGAAGCTGTGCCAAGCTCCATCGTATCATTCCACCACCCACattcttttcaatcaaGCAACCTTCTGAGTCCGCGTTTGTCGGAAAACCTGGGAAACCTCGAGCAAAGAGGTCGCCGGTTGACTGAATCAGACCCTCTAGTGCTATCCTCGGCTGGACAATCAAGAAGCTCTTCTAGAAACCCCTCTcattttcgattttttaCTCAAGAACAAATATCTAACGCTGAAGGTGCTTCTACATTAGAGAATACAGACTATGATACAGTATGGGATGCCGCCCCTGCCTATGAACAGGATAGAATCTATGGTACCGGTCCATCCTCCAGACGCTCTTCCATGCGAAGTTTTTCCAGAGGTTCATCCATCTCAAATGCAAAATCTTATAGGTCCTTCAGTAGAAGGGGCCGCTCTGGTTCAAGAGCTCCGCAGATATCAGCGGAAAATCCCGACGCTGGATCCGTTTATCATTCCACCACGCATTCGTCTTCCAGTTTATCGAGATATACCACTAGAGAAAGGATTCCCATTGAATTAGAAAGTCAAACGGATGAAATCTTGGAAGACAGATCCTCCACACATTCCTTAGAATCCTCGAATAGTAGGCGATCTTCAAGCGAAAACAACAGGGGAAGTGTTTCTGGTCATGATGACGTTCATAATCAACATAGCGAATATTTGAAACCTGATTaccatgaaaaattttatccTCAGTATGTGCCTGACCTACATTATCAAAGGTTTTACATTGCGGAAGAGGACTTGGTGATTGGTATCGCCGCTTACGAAACCTCCAAATTCTGGCACATTATTTACAACCTATGCTGTCTATTGTCTTTTGGTTTAGTCTACCTTTTCATGCGATGGCTTCCCCATCTGAGGGTGCGATTTTACGGCGTAAAGGTACCCCTAGCTAAGGCAGAATGGGTTGTGatagaaaatgaatttggCGAATTTACCATACAACCGATTGATAGACAGTGGTATAATAGACCAATAAGCACAGTGCTACCTTTTGAAAACTACTCTAATCCGCTAGACGAAAACAATTATATGTCTTTTAGTCACCATCATGCCAATGAAGTCAATCCGAATATACCCATCTTAATTACCTTTGAATACAGATATATCAAGTTCATATATTCGCCGCTCGATGACCTGTTTAAGACTAACAATAATTGGACAGACCCTGATTGGGTGGATTTAAGTACTATGTCGAATGGGCTGACTAAGGGTGTACAAGAAGATAGAGAACTCGCATTTGGTAAAAACCAAATCAATTTAAGGATGAAGACTACTTCAGAAGTTCTATTTAACGAAGTGTTGCATCCGTTTTACGTCTTTCAAGTGTTTTCCATAGTGCTGTGGGGAATAGACGAATACTATTACTACGCCgcatgtatttttttgatttctgtGCTGTCtatttttgattcattgaatgaacagaagaagatatcCAGGAATCTGGCTGAAATGTCGCACTTCCATTGTGATGTTCGTGTCTTAAGAGATAAATTCTGGACAAGCATCAGCTCATCCGAATTGGTGCCAGGGGATGTATATGAAGTATCAGATCCAAATATAACAATTTTGCCTTGTGATTCAATTCTTTTATCCAGCGATTGTATAGTCAACGAGTCCATGCTAACAGGTGAATCTGTGCCCGTTTCGAAATTCTCCGCCACACAGGAGACAATGTATCAATTGTGTGATGACTTCCAAAGTACTCAGATATCGAGTTTCGTTTCCAAATCCTTTTTGTATAATGGTACGAATATAATAAGAGCTAGGATTGCCCCAGGACAAACTGCTGCTTTAGCAATGGTTGTAAGAACAGgattttcaacaacaaagGGTTCTTTGGTTCGTTCCATGGTATTTCCTAAACCGACTGGCTTCAAATTTTATAGGGATTCCTTCAAATATATTGGCTTCATGTCCCTCattgccatttttggtttttgcATTAGCTGCATTCAGTTTGTTAAACTTGGTTTAGATAGGAGAACAATGATATTAAGAGCTTTAGATATCATAACAATAGTAGTGCCACCAGCTCTGCCAGCCACCTTAACCATTGGTACGAATTTTGCTTTAAGCagattgaaggaaaaagggatattttgtatttctCCAACAAGGCTTAACATTGGTGGCAAAATCGATGTTATGTGTTTTGACAAAACTGGGACACTTACAGAAGATGGACTAGACGTGTTAGGGATCCAAATATCGCATGCAGCTGGAGTAGGAGGTCAGAAGTTCGGGCAATTATTGAGCGATGTTCGCCAAGTATTTCCCAAGTTTTCCTTAAACGATTGTAGTTCTCCGCTAGATTTTAAATCCAGGAACTTTTTCATGTCACTATTAACATGTCATTCATTGAGGTCCGTCGACGGGAAGCTACTTGGTGATCCGTTAGACTTCAAAATGTTTCAATTTACCGGCTGGTCATTTGAAGAGGACTTCCAAAAGCACACATTTCATTCGTTATATGACGAAAGACATGAAGGAGATatttttccagaaaattCCGATATTATTCCTGCGGTAGTTCACCCCGATGGTAATAATCCGGAAAATACGTTTACTGATAATGATCCTAATAATTTTCTGGGGGTTGTGAGaagctttgaatttttgtcTGAATTGAGGCGCATGAGCGTTATTGTTAAAacaaataatgaagatgTATATTGGTCGTTTACTAAAGGTGCGCCAGAAGTGATTTCTGAAATATGTAATAAATCAACTTTACCGGCCGATTTCGAAGAAGTACTACGTGGCTACACTCATAATGGCTATAGAGTCATTGCATGTGCTGGGAAAACCTTACCAAAAAGAACCTGGTTATATTCTCAGAAAGTATCTAGGGAAGATGTTGAATCaaatttggaatttttaggtttcattatattccaaaataaattgaagaaggaaacttcaaaaactctaaaaaatttggaagatGCGAATATCAGGACGATAATGTGTACAGGTGATAACATACTTACTGCTATTTCTGTAGGTAGAGAGGCAGGTCTGATACAATGCTCCCGTGTTTATGTTCCATCTATTAATGATACACCTTTACCTGGCGAGACTATAATAATATGGAGAGATGTCAATGAACCTGACAACATTTTGGATACGAAGACTCTGAAGCCTGTTAGTGTGGGCAATAATGTCGAGAGTCTGTATGGAAATGATTATACTCTCGCAGTTAGTGGTGACGTTTTTAGATTACTGTTCAGagatgaaaatgagatACCTGAATCGTATTTAAACGAAATTTTGTTGAATTCATCCATATATGCAAGAATGTCACCCGATGAAAAACATGAACTAATGATACAATTGCAGAAACTGGATTATACGGTTGGTTTCTGTGGTGACGGTGCAAATGATTGCGGTGCTTTGAAGGCAGCAGATGTGGGTATTTCTCTCTCAGAAGCGGAAGCGTCGGTTGCCGCTCCGTTCACTTCAAAGATATTCAATATTAGCTGCGTACTTGATGTCATCAGAGAAGGTCGTGCTGCGTTAGTCACATCTTTTGCATGCTTTCAATACATGAGTTTGTATTCAGCCATACAATTCATTACTATTACTATACTCTACAGTCGTGGTTCTAATCTGGGGgatttccaattcttgTACATTGATTTGTTATTAATTGTTCCAATCGCAATTTGCATGTCTTGGTCCAAATCCTATGAAAAGATAGCTAAAAAGAGGCCATCAGCCAACCTAGTTTCGCCTAAGATCTTGGTTCCCCTTTTGGTCAGTGTACTTTTAGTTTTCTTATTCCAATTAATTCCATGGTTAATCGTGCAAAAGATGAGTTGGTACATCAAACCCATCGTTGGGGGTGACGATGCGGTGCAGTCTTCAGATAATACTGTTTTATTCTTTGTCTCGAACTTCCAATATATTCTGACTGCTATAGTCCTATCCGTTGGGCCACCATACAGAGAACCAATgtcaaagaattttgaattcatcGTAGATATTGTGGCCTCTATTTTTGTGAGTATGTTATTAATGACTCTGAATCCGGAATCGTACTTTGGTGAGAAATTACAATTGACCCCTGTATCCAGTAAGTTCACCATATTTATCATTGTATGGGTGATACTAAATTATTACGCTCAACTGTATATACCGCCATCGACAAAAGGTtggttgaagaagaaaaagagtaGTAAAAAGTATAAACTACTAatacaagaacaagagaaaCTAACAGACGTTTAA
- the SKDI15G4290 gene encoding uncharacterized protein (similar to Saccharomyces cerevisiae YOR292C; ancestral locus Anc_8.759) encodes MPLQLFGRDQIVVHYDNDNVITDDRHERAILGSWVRRIAATFKTLMNMRIQRITLTHWFLLVIWVTSLWKYTGHYRQLYARSAVFATLCTNILLFGISDLLAQSIACFYSYDVDPISQILNEAFHHAQDSPDIENDGGYESDELSIFNDFTSEHSSYAENDENPELDTSPVNFKTDTFDFFRWGCFMFWGFFISFFQAPWYKFLNFFYTEDPTVVQVFERVLSDQLLYSPVSLYYFFMFSNYVMERGDKNTFSKKIRRLYISTLGCNYLVWPMMQFINFLVMPRDFQAPFSSSVGVVWNCFLSMRNASR; translated from the coding sequence ATGCCTCTTCAACTGTTTGGCAGAGATCAAATTGTTGTACACTatgataatgacaatgTCATAACCGATGACCGACATGAGCGAGCTATTTTAGGGTCTTGGGTGAGAAGGATTGCAGCCACATTCAAAACTTTGATGAACATGCGAATACAACGCATAACGCTTACACACTGGTTTCTGTTGGTAATATGGGTCACTAGTCTATGGAAATATACTGGTCATTATAGACAGTTGTATGCTAGATCAGCCGTTTTCGCAACGCTATGCACAAACATTCTTCTATTTGGCATATCCGATCTACTGGCACAAAGCATAGCTTGCTTTTACTCTTATGACGTGGATCCTATATCACAAATACTCAACGAAGCCTTCCATCATGCTCAAGACAGCCCTGATATAGAAAATGATGGGGGCTATGAAAGCGATGAACTATCCATCTTCAACGATTTCACCTCAGAACATAGTTCCTACGCAGAGAACGACGAAAATCCTGAGCTTGATACGTCACCAGTAAATTTCAAGACAGACACATTTGACTTCTTCAGATGGGGGTGTTTCATGTTCTGGGGGtttttcatatcatttTTCCAAGCTCCTTGGTAtaaattcttgaatttcttctaCACTGAAGATCCTACAGTGGTACAGGTTTTCGAGAGGGTGCTTTCTGACCAACTGCTCTATTCGCCTGTATctctttattatttcttcatgTTTTCGAATTATGTGATGGAAAGAGGTGATAAGAACACCTTTAGTAAGAAAATTCGAAGACTATACATATCGACGCTTGGTTGCAATTACCTGGTATGGCCAATGATGCAATTCATTAATTTTCTGGTGATGCCAAGAGATTTTCAAGCGCCATTCAGCTCTTCTGTCGGGGTTGTGTGGAACtgctttctttcaatgagAAATGCATCTAGATAG
- the RPS10A gene encoding 40S ribosomal protein eS10 (similar to Saccharomyces cerevisiae RPS10B (YMR230W) and RPS10A (YOR293W); ancestral locus Anc_8.760), which yields MLMPKQDRNKIHQYLFQEGVVVAKKDFNQAKHEEIDTKNLYVIKALQSLTSKGYVKTQFSWQYYYYTLTEEGVEYLREYLNLPEHIVPGTYIQERNPTQRPQRRY from the exons ATGTTGATGCCAAAGCAAGACAGAAACAAGATCCACCAATACTTATTCCAAG AAGGTGTTGTTGTCgctaagaaagatttcaacCAAGCCAAACACGAAGAAATTGACACCAAGAACTTGTATGTCATCAAGGCTTTGCAATCCTTGACTTCCAAGGGCTATGTCAAGACTCAATTCTCATGGCAATACTACTACTACACCTTAACTGAAGAAGGTGTTGAATACTTGAGAGAGTACTTGAACTTGCCAGAACACATTGTTCCAGGTACTTacattcaagaaagaaaccCAACTCAAAGACCACAAAGAAGATATTAA
- the RRS1 gene encoding ribosome biogenesis protein RRS1 (similar to Saccharomyces cerevisiae RRS1 (YOR294W); ancestral locus Anc_8.763) → MSAEDYKNLPVTVEKPIPVVYDLGNLAAFDSNILDKNDLDSSNAKREEKIKSLTRDNVQLLINQLLSLPMKSTTESAGGTSGQSSVMTLLQLPNATTELPREKPLPKVKAMTKWQKFAAKKGIKPKERAGKMVYDEASGEWVPKWGYKGANKKLDDQWLVEVDDKVKGTDNELIDPRTLNRAERKRLVKKNEKQQKRNLKNAL, encoded by the coding sequence ATGTCAGCAGAAGATTACAAGAATTTACCAGTGACTGTTGAAAAACCTATCCCAGTTGTATATGACTTGGGTAACTTGGCAGCTTTCGACAGCAACATTTTGgataaaaatgatttaGACTCTTCGAATGCTAAGcgtgaagaaaaaataaagagcCTTACTCGTGACAATGTTCAGCTACTGATCAATCAGCTATTATCTTTACCTATGAAGTCAACAACGGAGTCTGCAGGTGGGACTAGCGGACAAAGTTCTGTAATGACGTTACTGCAGCTTCCTAATGCCACCACCGAGCTACCAAGAGAAAAACCATTACCGAAGGTTAAAGCTATGACCAAATGGCAGAAGTTTGCAGCTAAGAAGGGTATCAAACCAAAGGAGAGAGCAGGTAAGATGGTTTATGATGAAGCATCTGGCGAATGGGTTCCAAAATGGGGTTACAAAGGTGCAAATAAGAAGTTAGATGATCAATGGCTAGTTGAAGTAGATGATAAAGTAAAAGGGACGGACAATGAATTGATTGACCCAAGAACATTGAATAGGGCGGAGAGG